The following proteins are co-located in the Streptomyces sp. NBC_01198 genome:
- a CDS encoding D-alanine--D-alanine ligase family protein, producing MLPVIDARDREAVHREAEALRRWHDGLTEPLKVAMVYGGGSQEDRLYLAHCPPEQRSDTTLRRSLTEIGADFTVLDPCDPGFVRSLPAFDIALPNLHGPYGEDGRLQGLLDYLRIPFCGSGVAASAVCADKLLCKRFMRSVGVPTPDWQVWWPGQKTEWPGRPVMAKPVLGGSSVGMSLVQDVAALVPALEYAWACDPSHVLVEEYVVGLPVTVGVLQLPSGLLVFPPLATEAIGAEFYDAEAKVDTNGRGAVSVTAADLPAAVRTDLIRHALALWNGLGCGGWARIDFVITGTGQPYALEVNTTPGMSAESNFAVGAGLAGLSHADVVRAILHEALTRRPYDVPLPTPALGAAAEVGETAA from the coding sequence ATGCTGCCCGTGATCGACGCCCGCGACCGCGAAGCCGTGCACCGCGAGGCCGAGGCGCTACGGCGATGGCATGACGGCCTCACCGAGCCGCTAAAGGTTGCGATGGTCTACGGCGGCGGGTCGCAAGAGGACCGGCTCTACCTGGCACACTGCCCGCCCGAGCAGCGCTCGGACACCACACTCCGCCGCTCCCTGACGGAGATCGGCGCGGACTTCACCGTCCTCGACCCCTGCGACCCCGGCTTCGTACGCTCGCTGCCCGCCTTCGACATCGCACTGCCAAACCTCCACGGCCCCTACGGCGAGGACGGCCGCCTGCAGGGCCTGCTGGACTACCTGCGCATCCCGTTCTGCGGCAGCGGAGTCGCCGCATCCGCGGTGTGCGCGGACAAGCTGCTGTGCAAGCGGTTCATGCGGAGCGTCGGCGTACCAACGCCGGACTGGCAGGTGTGGTGGCCAGGCCAGAAGACCGAGTGGCCCGGCCGCCCGGTCATGGCCAAGCCCGTGCTCGGCGGGTCGAGCGTCGGCATGAGTCTGGTGCAGGACGTGGCAGCGCTCGTGCCCGCGCTGGAGTACGCGTGGGCTTGCGACCCGTCCCACGTCCTGGTCGAGGAGTACGTGGTCGGCCTGCCGGTGACCGTCGGCGTGCTCCAGCTGCCCAGCGGCCTCCTGGTCTTCCCGCCGCTGGCCACCGAGGCGATCGGAGCGGAGTTCTACGACGCCGAGGCCAAGGTCGACACCAACGGGCGCGGGGCCGTTTCCGTCACGGCCGCGGACCTGCCCGCAGCGGTCCGGACTGATCTCATCCGTCACGCCCTGGCCCTGTGGAACGGGCTCGGCTGCGGCGGCTGGGCACGCATCGACTTCGTCATCACAGGGACCGGCCAGCCGTACGCCCTGGAGGTGAACACGACACCCGGCATGTCGGCGGAGTCGAACTTCGCCGTCGGTGCCGGCCTGGCCGGGCTGAGCCACGCGGACGTCGTACGGGCGATCCTCCACGAGGCGTTGACGCGCCGACCGTACGATGTCCCCCTGCCCACTCCCGCGCTCGGCGCCGCGGCGGAGGTGGGGGAGACCGCCGCCTGA
- a CDS encoding DUF6907 domain-containing protein, whose amino-acid sequence MPAAATATQTRSPAPDTPDAPVSPHAPKATATPRRWTIIADDGSVIAGHLPEWAQEDPTAYGVRVSQLPGVLADMTHWADFEGALLHAHTSETGGATGSPAETVVFASSIMCHPFPDPEHGSLPFAEVQITPDCWMTGLDPDALTTLAATLHTLADRVENDMRPLLLSARSDWAAHHPAPTHG is encoded by the coding sequence ATGCCTGCTGCCGCCACGGCTACGCAGACCCGTAGCCCCGCCCCCGATACACCCGACGCTCCCGTTTCTCCTCACGCCCCGAAGGCGACCGCGACGCCCCGTCGCTGGACGATCATCGCGGACGACGGCTCCGTCATCGCGGGCCACTTGCCCGAGTGGGCACAGGAGGACCCCACCGCCTACGGCGTCCGCGTCAGCCAACTCCCCGGCGTTCTAGCCGACATGACGCACTGGGCGGATTTCGAGGGCGCCCTTCTCCACGCCCACACCAGCGAGACGGGCGGCGCGACCGGATCGCCGGCGGAGACCGTCGTCTTCGCGAGCAGCATCATGTGCCACCCCTTCCCGGACCCCGAGCACGGCTCCCTCCCCTTCGCCGAGGTCCAGATCACCCCCGACTGCTGGATGACCGGCCTCGACCCGGATGCCCTCACCACCCTGGCCGCCACCCTGCACACGCTTGCCGACCGCGTCGAGAACGACATGCGCCCCCTCCTGCTCAGCGCCCGCAGCGACTGGGCGGCCCACCACCCCGCACCGACCCACGGCTGA
- a CDS encoding LamG-like jellyroll fold domain-containing protein has product MPAPARPPLESGAKSTSEAGRWFRRRWRAGAVVAALLIGLPGLAGTPATAGGVAPSASASTAGQLSLFTSGTGGYGCFRVPALVRTAAGSLLAFAEGRKEVSCGDRGDTDIVVRRSTDDGRTWGPIEVVPAGTTAAGAYGRTPPDGVVAGSPVTRSNAAPVVDAASGRIYLLSTSNPADSSTPRIPWSQFSTDDGLTWSAPEKIAVTLRGAAIGSDWFATGPGHGVQLTEGAHRKRLVVGAHQVTSSGADYAGYLYLDPATDGSGTWHAATAVDSATGSAPSSPAEVAVAETAGGGVTLVARNSGGSTRVETKADTPAGDAVPRVTAFRGNTIPSTGDVQGSLLRLHTTAADGQEQLVMAAPAGAGRTDMTLWSKCGTAWKPAGTPVSSHSAGYSDLALLGSNEIGVLYEGGATYSADEIRFTHLAESTLGKPCGITPRPDLDPLQAPAPGRSTPDVSGQGADAYLTGTAALGAGQRTGSLDYSLTPGTGGAADLPHTAALDPGADAFSYSLWFRYKATATDPFRVLFWSYGSGSGKQQVWLRARPGKDDLYAAVAGSGGAAYAAAVDHSDEVAFGDGDWHHVTLARSGGAITLTVGAGTPKAVTGTGSGVVGAVSAPVSAAPAGIRIGGGPGTTVTEPFAGDIDEFRFYRTALSAEDDARLGSPAHSGDPLGDSADAALALRLPFQVVDAATPVTRAPVAGVDDEAEGCSDAWLLGGRGTTATSPSGQALRIEAAHPGVEAPLSPQLDLGSGDFTFSMWFSYQPDVNNTEQSLLWAYGMGSAPPQLWVQAQPGSDRLAAMVQTDAGARFLEVQDKTSTAGFGDGTWHQMVLRRAGGQVQLIVDDSPALTDTGTGLSGSLTPGRADGIRGLRIGSRLDGSKVMNGSVDEFRLYRSALSQPALDTVYADGGLGSYAGIAVRYSFDGKYTYSASATRPLPDDTPATPDGSDRCNNAYLTGGAQVTPGQRAGGGALVLDGSGGALVPRSASLATDRDVTVTAWFRYRATSATPDQVLLWADGSGTYARQFWIRAQPLHDRLYAVAQTGTGQVRLAAEDKTDTTAFGDGDWHELALVRDGDTLLLYVDGKPLAQDTLPTGSLTRTDTFALDGLHLGEAPDSSSGLTGSLDDVRVFAGALSADEVSALHDGTAPAALPPVLWLPFDIAADRSSPQM; this is encoded by the coding sequence ATGCCTGCACCCGCCCGCCCGCCGCTTGAATCCGGCGCGAAGTCGACCTCCGAGGCCGGGCGGTGGTTCCGGAGGCGCTGGCGGGCAGGTGCGGTGGTCGCCGCCCTCCTCATCGGGCTGCCGGGACTGGCCGGCACCCCCGCGACGGCAGGTGGCGTGGCGCCGTCGGCCAGCGCCTCGACGGCGGGACAGCTGTCCCTGTTCACCTCGGGGACCGGCGGCTACGGATGCTTCCGCGTACCGGCCCTGGTCCGTACCGCGGCCGGGTCGCTGCTGGCCTTCGCCGAGGGCCGCAAGGAAGTGTCGTGCGGGGACCGGGGCGACACCGACATCGTGGTGCGGCGGTCGACCGACGACGGGCGCACCTGGGGGCCGATTGAAGTGGTGCCCGCGGGGACGACCGCGGCCGGCGCGTACGGCAGGACGCCGCCCGACGGTGTCGTCGCGGGATCGCCGGTGACGCGGAGCAACGCCGCGCCGGTGGTGGACGCGGCCAGCGGGCGGATATACCTGCTGTCGACGTCCAACCCCGCCGACTCCTCGACGCCGCGCATCCCGTGGAGCCAGTTCAGCACCGACGACGGGCTGACCTGGAGCGCGCCGGAGAAGATCGCCGTGACCTTGCGGGGCGCAGCCATCGGCTCCGACTGGTTCGCCACAGGACCCGGCCACGGCGTCCAGCTCACCGAAGGCGCGCACCGCAAGCGCCTGGTGGTCGGCGCCCACCAGGTCACCTCGTCCGGCGCCGACTACGCCGGCTACCTCTACCTCGACCCGGCAACCGACGGCTCCGGCACCTGGCACGCGGCCACCGCGGTCGACTCCGCGACGGGCAGCGCCCCGTCGAGTCCCGCCGAGGTCGCCGTCGCCGAGACCGCGGGCGGCGGTGTCACTCTCGTCGCCCGCAACTCCGGCGGGTCCACCAGGGTGGAGACCAAGGCGGACACCCCGGCCGGCGACGCCGTGCCGCGCGTCACCGCCTTCCGCGGCAATACGATCCCCTCCACGGGCGACGTCCAGGGGTCGTTGCTGCGGCTGCACACGACGGCGGCCGACGGCCAAGAGCAGCTGGTGATGGCCGCGCCCGCGGGCGCCGGGCGTACGGACATGACGCTGTGGTCGAAATGCGGCACCGCCTGGAAGCCGGCCGGCACGCCGGTCAGTTCGCACAGCGCCGGCTACTCCGACCTCGCACTGCTCGGCAGCAACGAGATCGGTGTGCTCTACGAGGGCGGGGCGACCTACTCCGCCGACGAGATCCGCTTCACCCATCTCGCCGAGTCCACGCTGGGCAAACCCTGCGGCATCACCCCGCGCCCCGACCTGGACCCGCTCCAGGCGCCGGCGCCTGGCCGCAGCACCCCTGACGTGTCCGGCCAGGGCGCCGACGCCTATCTGACCGGCACCGCCGCCCTGGGGGCAGGGCAGCGCACCGGCAGCCTCGACTACTCGCTGACCCCCGGCACCGGCGGCGCCGCCGACCTGCCGCACACCGCCGCCCTGGATCCGGGCGCTGACGCCTTCAGCTACTCCCTGTGGTTCCGCTACAAGGCGACCGCGACCGACCCTTTCCGCGTGCTGTTCTGGTCGTACGGCTCCGGCAGCGGCAAGCAGCAGGTGTGGCTGCGAGCGAGGCCCGGCAAGGACGACCTCTACGCCGCCGTCGCGGGCTCCGGCGGGGCCGCCTACGCGGCCGCTGTCGACCACTCCGACGAGGTCGCCTTCGGGGACGGCGACTGGCACCACGTCACGCTCGCCCGCAGCGGCGGCGCGATCACGCTCACCGTCGGCGCCGGCACGCCGAAGGCCGTCACCGGCACCGGCAGCGGCGTGGTGGGCGCGGTGTCCGCACCCGTGTCGGCCGCGCCGGCCGGGATCAGGATCGGCGGCGGCCCGGGCACCACCGTCACCGAGCCCTTCGCCGGAGACATCGACGAATTCCGCTTCTACCGGACCGCGTTGAGCGCCGAGGACGACGCCCGGCTCGGCAGCCCGGCCCACTCGGGTGACCCGCTGGGCGACAGCGCGGACGCGGCCCTCGCCCTGCGGCTGCCCTTCCAGGTGGTGGACGCGGCAACACCGGTGACCCGTGCGCCGGTTGCCGGGGTGGACGACGAGGCGGAGGGCTGCTCGGACGCGTGGCTGCTCGGCGGCCGCGGCACCACCGCCACCTCGCCCAGCGGACAGGCGCTGCGCATCGAGGCCGCCCACCCGGGCGTAGAGGCTCCGCTGAGTCCCCAACTCGACCTCGGGTCGGGCGACTTCACCTTCTCGATGTGGTTCTCCTACCAGCCGGACGTGAACAATACGGAGCAGTCGCTGCTGTGGGCGTACGGGATGGGCTCGGCGCCGCCGCAGCTGTGGGTGCAGGCGCAGCCGGGCAGTGACCGGCTCGCTGCCATGGTGCAGACGGACGCGGGCGCACGCTTCCTCGAGGTGCAGGACAAGACGTCGACCGCGGGCTTCGGCGACGGCACATGGCACCAGATGGTGCTGCGGAGGGCAGGCGGCCAGGTCCAGCTGATCGTGGACGACTCGCCCGCCCTGACCGACACCGGGACGGGGCTGAGCGGTTCCCTCACTCCCGGCCGTGCGGACGGCATCCGCGGCCTGCGGATCGGGTCACGGCTGGACGGGTCCAAGGTCATGAACGGCTCGGTCGACGAATTCCGGCTCTACCGGAGCGCGTTGAGCCAGCCGGCGCTGGACACCGTGTACGCGGACGGCGGCCTCGGCTCGTACGCCGGCATAGCGGTGCGCTACAGCTTCGACGGGAAGTACACCTACTCCGCATCGGCGACGCGCCCGCTGCCCGATGACACCCCTGCCACCCCCGACGGGTCCGACCGCTGCAACAACGCCTACCTGACCGGCGGAGCCCAGGTCACCCCCGGCCAGCGGGCCGGCGGCGGGGCACTGGTGCTGGACGGCTCGGGGGGCGCGCTCGTCCCGCGCAGCGCATCCCTCGCCACAGATCGCGACGTCACTGTGACGGCCTGGTTCCGCTACCGGGCGACCTCGGCGACACCGGACCAGGTCCTGCTGTGGGCCGACGGGTCCGGCACGTACGCACGCCAGTTCTGGATCAGGGCGCAGCCGCTGCACGACCGCCTCTACGCGGTGGCGCAGACCGGCACCGGGCAGGTCAGGCTCGCCGCCGAGGACAAGACCGACACGACGGCATTCGGCGACGGCGACTGGCACGAACTGGCCCTGGTACGCGACGGCGACACCCTGCTGCTGTACGTGGACGGCAAGCCGCTGGCCCAGGACACCCTGCCGACAGGCTCGTTGACCCGCACCGACACCTTCGCGCTGGACGGCCTGCACCTGGGCGAGGCCCCCGACAGCAGCAGTGGGCTCACCGGGTCGCTGGACGACGTACGGGTCTTCGCCGGCGCGCTGTCCGCCGACGAGGTGTCCGCACTGCACGACGGTACGGCCCCCGCGGCCCTGCCCCCCGTCCTGTGGCTGCCGTTCGACATCGCCGCGGACCGCAGCAGCCCGCAGATGTGA
- the dapF gene encoding diaminopimelate epimerase, with protein MSFQKLHGAGNDFVLLARPLPGVHRDWPATARRLCARRTGIGADGLVLTAVKSTDPLVLDVACFNADGSVASMCGNALRCVAWSAAETYNCRTLALVMAGVKHEALVDGDDVWVTAEVGETALRQVEGVIDGQTFWYDLAHTGTEHVVAIVKDVDAIDADRCGRMMRHHPQLAPTGTNVNFAQVTGRHELRVRTYERGVEAETLSCGSGAVASVVIARQRGLIGDEQVTVHNRSGTPLKVRPHAENRSIFWVGGPVTQVYRGELTCCP; from the coding sequence GTGTCTTTCCAGAAGCTCCACGGAGCTGGCAACGACTTCGTCCTCCTCGCGCGCCCCCTCCCCGGCGTACACCGGGACTGGCCCGCGACGGCACGACGGTTATGCGCGCGTCGCACTGGCATCGGGGCGGACGGTCTTGTGCTCACCGCCGTCAAGAGCACCGACCCCCTGGTCCTCGACGTGGCGTGCTTCAACGCCGACGGATCCGTGGCCAGTATGTGCGGCAACGCCCTGCGCTGCGTGGCCTGGTCCGCGGCCGAGACGTACAACTGCCGGACGCTGGCTCTGGTGATGGCCGGCGTGAAACACGAGGCGCTGGTCGACGGCGACGACGTCTGGGTGACGGCCGAGGTCGGCGAGACGGCGCTGCGGCAGGTTGAGGGCGTGATCGACGGCCAGACCTTCTGGTACGACCTCGCCCACACCGGCACCGAGCACGTCGTGGCCATCGTGAAGGACGTCGACGCGATCGACGCCGACCGCTGCGGCCGGATGATGCGCCACCACCCCCAGCTCGCCCCGACCGGCACGAACGTCAACTTCGCCCAGGTCACCGGCCGCCACGAGCTGCGCGTCCGCACCTACGAGCGGGGTGTGGAGGCCGAGACGCTGTCGTGCGGCAGCGGCGCCGTCGCGTCGGTAGTGATCGCCCGGCAGCGCGGACTCATCGGGGACGAGCAGGTCACCGTCCACAACCGCTCCGGGACACCGCTAAAAGTGCGCCCGCACGCGGAAAACCGAAGCATCTTCTGGGTCGGCGGCCCGGTCACCCAGGTCTACCGAGGAGAACTCACATGCTGCCCGTGA
- a CDS encoding C39 family peptidase, whose translation MSHLHDVPMCRQLIAPDEWEEHGGWELGDREKWSDRACGLASLRMILLAYGREAPTITELLKLAVKNEVMTPRGALHAGLAELAASHGVPGRAKPVEVEELLARAAEAPLIVSITEQFPDDGRRGGHLIVVRGYCDAPDPAVFIRDPSRWGQTHDRVPLSRVAASYSGRAITFPPLH comes from the coding sequence GTGTCCCACCTCCACGACGTGCCCATGTGCCGCCAGCTCATCGCGCCGGATGAGTGGGAGGAGCACGGCGGGTGGGAGCTTGGGGACCGCGAGAAGTGGTCCGACCGGGCCTGCGGCCTCGCCTCCCTGCGGATGATCCTGCTGGCGTACGGCCGCGAGGCGCCGACCATCACCGAGCTGCTGAAGCTCGCGGTCAAGAACGAGGTCATGACGCCGCGCGGCGCCCTGCACGCAGGTCTTGCCGAGCTGGCGGCCTCGCACGGAGTCCCCGGCCGCGCCAAACCGGTCGAGGTGGAGGAGCTGCTGGCGCGAGCGGCTGAGGCGCCGCTGATCGTCTCGATCACCGAGCAGTTCCCCGACGACGGTCGGCGCGGAGGCCATCTGATCGTCGTACGCGGCTATTGCGACGCCCCTGACCCTGCCGTCTTCATCCGCGACCCCTCCCGATGGGGCCAGACCCACGACCGCGTACCGCTCAGCCGAGTCGCGGCCTCGTACTCCGGCCGCGCGATCACTTTCCCGCCCCTGCACTGA
- a CDS encoding ATP-binding protein, whose amino-acid sequence MVTATALLHDRLDLRPELVGALDARHHARDVLGAWGVPDEVLADALSIVTELVANAIRHAEAEESLRRHSQPPSVLELRVVAGHLYVVVHDASRRAPVLQPPSEEAESGRGLLLVAALTEGAWGFVYAVHDAGKLVWARLSLPGAVPRDALGSERAGLLPPSASAVGAGV is encoded by the coding sequence ATGGTTACCGCAACGGCGCTCCTTCACGATCGACTCGATCTGAGGCCTGAGCTGGTCGGTGCCCTCGACGCCCGACATCACGCACGGGACGTTCTCGGTGCGTGGGGAGTGCCGGATGAGGTGCTGGCCGACGCGCTGAGCATCGTCACGGAGCTGGTCGCCAACGCCATCCGGCATGCGGAGGCCGAGGAGTCGCTCCGGCGTCACTCGCAGCCGCCTTCCGTTCTGGAGCTGCGGGTCGTCGCCGGCCACCTCTACGTGGTCGTGCACGACGCGAGTCGGCGGGCGCCCGTCCTCCAGCCTCCGTCAGAGGAGGCGGAGAGCGGACGAGGGCTGCTGCTCGTCGCGGCTCTGACCGAAGGCGCCTGGGGCTTCGTCTACGCCGTTCACGACGCCGGAAAGCTCGTCTGGGCCCGGCTCTCCTTGCCCGGCGCGGTGCCGCGCGACGCACTCGGCTCGGAGCGGGCTGGTCTGCTCCCGCCGTCCGCCTCCGCGGTTGGAGCCGGCGTATGA
- a CDS encoding sensor histidine kinase, with protein sequence MTQHHLRFAPQILARLGEELVPHADLGIMELVRNAYDADATICRLRMSEAEQPGGTLVVSDNGDGMTAEQLSSGFLLIGKSGKSSDIYTRTGRRKVGEKGLGRIAALRLGTNVTVRSRSKDEPNIEHSLTIDWNRIDASEAVEDVPLAIRSQKCEGETGTTVEITGLRQGIAQRDADRLARSVLMLTGPFADGSAFRVTCDSPEFETLSRVITSDLLQWVEFRLVAELDEHGKASATLYNWRGEIIKSAGHDEVGRKRQGRGNRDAPLTFSAPSAAFEMWMFNLNPGASKEVRFAQQPTAEIKEWLKQVGGVHLYHRELRVQPYGDVGNDWLVINLRRAASPEGRASTNNSVGRIQVEDPDELLQPKTDRSGFVDNLQFLELQEFARRALDWSAEQRLELREQRRIGAAPKARDRVKEAEKQFRNLLQAVSPRDPETPTLDGAADSAVLESFTAGASEVFDSQRQEIEALREDLLLYRTLATVGTSTAVFAHEAMKPAARIINEVKTVSRRVKQYVSEDEYKERFHSSVENSIDSAKTLETFARLPLTLLAKNKRQIADIHIDRECPAIVRLFSRYLDERGIQVEYDLDAEGAIVRSTIADIESILSNLIVNAAHAFTRTDAIRPERAIRVRTRLAVEGDTTRLCLCVDDSGPGIKDISLSAIWLPGKTTRDNGTGLGLTIVRDIVADLGGTQEAREYGELGGARIMVWLPAQAAGAKGSEMGDE encoded by the coding sequence TTGACGCAGCACCACCTCCGCTTCGCCCCGCAGATCCTCGCCCGGCTCGGTGAAGAACTGGTCCCTCACGCGGACTTGGGCATCATGGAACTCGTCCGCAACGCTTACGACGCGGACGCCACGATTTGTCGACTACGGATGAGTGAAGCCGAGCAGCCCGGCGGCACACTTGTCGTTTCGGACAACGGCGATGGAATGACGGCGGAGCAGCTCTCCAGCGGATTTCTCCTCATTGGAAAATCCGGAAAATCGTCGGACATCTATACCCGTACGGGCCGGCGCAAGGTGGGCGAGAAGGGTTTGGGTAGAATTGCTGCCCTGCGCCTCGGTACTAATGTCACCGTACGCTCACGCTCCAAGGACGAGCCTAACATCGAGCATTCGCTGACGATCGACTGGAATCGAATCGATGCGTCTGAAGCGGTGGAAGATGTCCCTCTGGCAATCAGGAGCCAAAAATGTGAGGGGGAGACCGGAACGACCGTCGAGATAACGGGGCTTCGCCAGGGAATCGCTCAGCGGGACGCCGACCGTCTTGCGCGGTCGGTGCTCATGCTGACGGGTCCCTTCGCTGATGGCTCGGCGTTCCGAGTGACCTGTGATTCCCCGGAATTCGAGACCCTTTCCAGGGTGATCACTTCAGATCTGCTCCAGTGGGTCGAATTTCGCCTCGTGGCAGAGTTGGACGAGCACGGAAAGGCTTCCGCAACCCTTTACAACTGGCGCGGTGAAATCATCAAGTCGGCGGGACACGATGAAGTGGGTAGGAAGCGCCAAGGGCGTGGAAATCGCGACGCACCTCTGACGTTCTCCGCGCCGTCGGCCGCGTTCGAGATGTGGATGTTCAACCTCAACCCTGGGGCTTCCAAGGAGGTTCGGTTCGCCCAGCAGCCCACAGCGGAAATCAAGGAGTGGCTCAAACAGGTGGGCGGAGTTCATCTGTACCATCGGGAACTCCGCGTGCAGCCATACGGAGACGTGGGGAACGACTGGCTGGTAATCAACCTAAGGCGTGCAGCGAGCCCCGAGGGTCGTGCGTCCACGAACAACTCTGTTGGCCGCATCCAGGTGGAGGACCCTGATGAGCTTCTCCAGCCCAAGACGGACCGTAGCGGTTTCGTCGACAACCTACAGTTCCTTGAGCTGCAGGAATTCGCAAGACGTGCCCTGGACTGGTCGGCGGAGCAGCGACTTGAATTGCGTGAGCAGCGTCGCATCGGCGCGGCGCCTAAGGCGCGCGACCGGGTCAAGGAAGCTGAGAAACAGTTCCGTAATCTATTGCAGGCCGTCAGTCCGAGGGACCCCGAAACGCCAACTCTGGATGGCGCCGCTGACTCTGCGGTATTGGAGTCCTTCACCGCCGGAGCCTCCGAAGTATTCGACTCTCAACGTCAGGAAATCGAAGCGCTCCGCGAAGACCTTCTCCTGTACCGCACCCTGGCAACGGTCGGCACCAGCACCGCAGTTTTCGCGCACGAGGCGATGAAGCCGGCGGCCCGCATCATCAACGAGGTCAAGACGGTCAGTCGCCGGGTCAAGCAGTACGTTTCGGAGGACGAATACAAAGAAAGATTCCACTCGTCGGTTGAGAACTCGATCGACAGCGCCAAGACCCTGGAGACCTTCGCCCGCCTCCCGCTGACCCTTCTGGCGAAAAATAAGCGGCAGATCGCCGACATTCACATCGACCGGGAGTGTCCGGCGATCGTCCGGCTTTTCTCTCGCTATCTCGATGAGCGTGGAATTCAGGTCGAATACGATCTTGACGCGGAAGGTGCGATCGTCCGCAGTACTATCGCCGACATTGAGTCGATCCTGTCCAATCTCATCGTGAATGCCGCACATGCCTTCACGCGCACAGATGCCATCCGGCCAGAGCGTGCGATCCGCGTCAGAACGCGCCTGGCCGTCGAAGGAGACACAACTCGCCTGTGCCTCTGCGTCGATGACTCGGGTCCCGGCATCAAGGACATCTCGTT
- a CDS encoding IS3 family transposase, with translation MCRFIDAEKATEENPDGYSVARLCRVLSFHRSTYYAWLASRPAAAERQCAEDGLTDRIREIHATSRGAYGAPRVHAELRRGGLAINRKRVERIMRERDIRGVTRRRRRYLTQQDTEAAPAPDLVGRDFTAYEPGRKLVGDITYLPTVEGWWYLATVIDLATREVIGYAMADHHRAELVTDALRMAAGRGGLQPGCIMHTDRGSEYTSGEFRTVIRELNLRQSMGRTGICYDNAAAESFSGLLKAEIGTTVWESREAARADVFCFIEVEYNRTRLRKHPEFGYLTPLETRARLRHDLTPAA, from the coding sequence GTGTGCCGCTTCATCGATGCGGAGAAGGCCACCGAGGAGAACCCCGATGGCTACAGCGTCGCCCGGCTGTGCCGAGTGCTGAGCTTCCACCGCTCCACCTACTACGCCTGGCTCGCTTCACGGCCCGCAGCCGCCGAACGGCAGTGCGCCGAAGACGGGTTGACCGACCGGATCCGTGAGATCCACGCCACCTCGCGAGGTGCCTACGGCGCCCCGCGCGTCCATGCGGAGCTGCGGCGGGGCGGCCTCGCGATCAACAGGAAAAGGGTCGAGCGGATCATGCGCGAGCGCGACATTCGCGGTGTCACCCGCCGCAGGCGCCGCTACCTGACGCAGCAGGACACCGAGGCAGCCCCTGCCCCGGACCTGGTCGGCCGCGACTTCACCGCATACGAGCCAGGCCGGAAGCTGGTGGGCGACATCACGTATCTCCCCACGGTCGAGGGCTGGTGGTACCTGGCCACGGTCATCGACCTGGCGACCCGTGAGGTGATCGGGTATGCGATGGCCGACCACCACCGCGCCGAACTGGTCACCGACGCCCTGCGCATGGCTGCCGGCCGCGGCGGCCTGCAGCCCGGCTGCATCATGCACACCGACCGCGGCAGCGAGTACACCAGTGGCGAATTTCGCACCGTGATAAGGGAGTTGAATCTGAGGCAGAGTATGGGACGAACCGGCATATGCTATGATAATGCTGCAGCCGAGAGTTTCTCCGGACTGCTCAAAGCGGAGATCGGCACCACCGTCTGGGAAAGCCGTGAGGCGGCCCGAGCCGACGTCTTCTGCTTCATCGAAGTCGAGTACAACCGCACCAGGCTCCGCAAGCACCCCGAGTTCGGGTACCTCACCCCACTCGAAACCCGAGCTAGATTGCGGCACGACCTCACCCCCGCAGCGTAA
- a CDS encoding transposase — protein MSGKSNMSKRYTAEFKRDAVALVRSSPHRNVTEIARELGVSPEGLRGWVKQAKIDQGEGPAGALTSEEREELRRLRRELAEAKKANDILVKAAAFFAKEIVK, from the coding sequence TTGAGTGGCAAGAGCAACATGAGCAAGCGGTACACGGCCGAGTTCAAGCGGGACGCGGTCGCGCTCGTCCGGTCGTCGCCGCATCGGAACGTCACCGAGATCGCCCGGGAACTGGGAGTGAGCCCCGAGGGGTTGCGTGGCTGGGTCAAGCAGGCGAAAATCGACCAGGGCGAGGGGCCGGCGGGCGCCCTGACCAGCGAGGAACGTGAGGAGCTGCGGCGCCTGCGCCGCGAGCTGGCTGAGGCCAAGAAGGCGAACGACATCCTGGTAAAAGCCGCGGCCTTCTTCGCGAAGGAGATCGTGAAGTAG